One Anopheles merus strain MAF unplaced genomic scaffold, AmerM5.1 LNR4000022, whole genome shotgun sequence genomic window carries:
- the LOC121601065 gene encoding spondin-2-like: protein MNFDYQKFAKLCFKGRWLEKVTIPLHPLDAGSSSGLTFTSPKWPTNPRGVVQQITSRSPLHFASSFFYPEIKHLPPIAHVTFTKIKVYNNHNNVHKMVKKLKYKHRTKLLKKLKYQSNVGNTEHMNHTNKTLTDTDCRVSEWSAWSPCSKTCGLGKRNRTRNIIREQHLGGVECPVLVETQWCGSARQCSVLDSYFKW, encoded by the exons ATGAATTTCGACTACCAAAAATTCGCAAAG CTATGCTTCAAAGGACGATGGCTTGAAAAGGTAACGATACCGCTGCATCCGCTCGACGCAGGTAGTAGCAGTGGATTAACTTTTACCTCACCAAAATGGCCTACCAATCCAAGGGGTGTAGTTCAACAAATCACTTCCAGATCACCTCTCCATTTCGCAAGCAGCTTTTTCTATCCTGAAATCAAACACCTTCCACCGATAGCTCATGTTACATTTACTAAG ATCAAAGTATACAACAATCACAACAACGTGCACAAAATGGTGAAGAAACTCAAATATAAGCACCGTACGAAATTACTTAAAAAACTTAAATACCAGTCAAACGTTGGAAACACTGAACATATGAATCATACCAATAAAACTCTCACTGATACAGATTGTCGGGTTAGCGAGTGGTCGGCCTGGAGTCCTTGCAGCAAGACATGTGGCCTTGGTAAAAGAAATCGTACACGTAACATTATACGAGAACAGCATCTTGGTGGAGTTGAATGTCCGGTGTTAGTCGAAACACAGTGGTGTGGCTCGGCTCGCCAGTGTTCAGTGTTGGACAGCTACTTTAAATGGTGA
- the LOC121601069 gene encoding uncharacterized protein LOC121601069 isoform X2, whose protein sequence is MRVCACVLRELFFLRKTLTRTAPSTMFFLLYRRTNCYHLIVSMCAATASCSPNLFNCDTVCTGVQGSIDPRAQSLHTTPRLRRAKSDDIFPEPSRLNTRTTTGSSAV, encoded by the exons ATGagagtgtgtgcttgtgtgctgcgtgaactatttttcctgcGTAAAACACTTACCCGTACTGCACCATCCACGatgttctttttgctttatcgGAGGACGAATTGTTATCATCTAATTGTTTCG atgtgtgctgctaccgctaGCTGTTCTCCAAACCTCTTCAATTGTGACACTGTGTGCACAGGCGTTCAAGGTTCAATTGATCCTCGAGCACAAAG CCTTCATACAACACCGCGGTTGAGGCGCGCCAAATCTGATGACATCTTTCCTGAACCAAGCAGGCTGAACACGCGTACCACCACGGGCTCCAGCGCGGTATGa
- the LOC121601069 gene encoding uncharacterized protein LOC121601069 isoform X1, whose protein sequence is MRVCACVLRELFFLRKTLTRTAPSTMFFLLYRRTNCYHLIVSFQMCAATASCSPNLFNCDTVCTGVQGSIDPRAQSLHTTPRLRRAKSDDIFPEPSRLNTRTTTGSSAV, encoded by the exons ATGagagtgtgtgcttgtgtgctgcgtgaactatttttcctgcGTAAAACACTTACCCGTACTGCACCATCCACGatgttctttttgctttatcgGAGGACGAATTGTTATCATCTAATTGTTTCG TTTCagatgtgtgctgctaccgctaGCTGTTCTCCAAACCTCTTCAATTGTGACACTGTGTGCACAGGCGTTCAAGGTTCAATTGATCCTCGAGCACAAAG CCTTCATACAACACCGCGGTTGAGGCGCGCCAAATCTGATGACATCTTTCCTGAACCAAGCAGGCTGAACACGCGTACCACCACGGGCTCCAGCGCGGTATGa